In Burkholderia sp. HI2500, the following are encoded in one genomic region:
- a CDS encoding site-specific DNA-methyltransferase, with amino-acid sequence MEKTMQKLDAASPQAMSTDFTADNVARLKALFPELVTEGPDGASVDVDVLKALVGDRTVGDADERYGFHWHGKRSARQAALTPSTGTLRPCPDDSVAWDDTRHLVIEGDNLDVMKLLHKSYAGKVKLVYIDPPYNTGSDFVYPDDFSDSIRHYLAMTGQTHGGVKRSTNTEANGRFHTDWLNMMYPRLKLAHALLSDEGLIAVHIDEHEVHALVLMLREIFGEENELGVAVWDKRNPKGDARGVAYQHESLVLFARNAETLLEQAPLKRPKRNAQRMLDAAHDAVYRSGNAKDAQKAYRAWMKAQTNLSGGEVMYDRLSPEGRVYRLVSMAWPNKKKAPEEYFTPLIHPVTGKPCAMPARGWRNPPATMQALIERGQIEFGADETTQPQRIYYLDENMYENVPSVLPFAGSDDALLKTLGIPFDLPKPVDFAAAVIGWCTRGDDIVLDCFAGSGSTGHAVMQVNATDGGARRYILVQLPEALDRRDKTQTAAADFCAKLKKPLTLAEITKERLRRAAQQVARDYPESYGDLGFRVYRLDTTNVIEWDPRRDDFDHALFASVEHVKTGRTEDDLLAELTLKLGLDLCTPVEHHQVAGKTVHLIGRAIVACFDARISRDDAGPLADGIVDLLDATGTTHDVTCLFRDSGFIDDVAKLNLAALLEQHGVKRVRSL; translated from the coding sequence ATGGAAAAGACGATGCAGAAACTCGATGCGGCCAGCCCGCAGGCGATGTCGACGGATTTCACCGCCGACAACGTCGCGCGCCTGAAGGCGCTGTTCCCCGAACTCGTGACCGAAGGCCCGGACGGCGCGTCGGTCGACGTCGACGTGCTGAAGGCGCTGGTCGGCGACCGCACGGTCGGCGACGCCGACGAGCGCTACGGCTTCCACTGGCACGGCAAGCGCAGCGCGCGCCAGGCCGCGCTCACGCCGTCGACGGGCACGCTGCGGCCCTGCCCCGACGACAGCGTCGCGTGGGACGACACGCGCCATCTCGTGATCGAGGGCGACAACCTCGACGTGATGAAGCTGCTGCACAAGAGCTACGCGGGCAAGGTGAAGCTCGTCTACATCGACCCGCCGTACAACACCGGCAGCGATTTCGTCTATCCGGACGACTTCAGCGACAGCATCCGCCACTACCTGGCGATGACCGGGCAGACCCACGGCGGCGTGAAGCGCAGCACCAACACCGAAGCGAACGGCCGGTTCCACACCGACTGGCTGAACATGATGTATCCGCGCCTGAAGCTCGCGCACGCGCTGCTGTCCGACGAAGGGCTGATCGCCGTGCACATCGACGAGCATGAGGTGCACGCACTGGTGCTGATGCTGCGCGAGATCTTCGGCGAGGAGAACGAGCTCGGCGTCGCCGTATGGGACAAGCGCAACCCGAAGGGCGACGCGCGCGGCGTCGCGTACCAGCACGAATCGCTGGTGCTGTTCGCGCGCAACGCCGAGACGCTGCTCGAACAGGCGCCGCTCAAGCGCCCGAAGCGCAATGCGCAGCGCATGCTCGACGCCGCGCATGACGCCGTGTACCGCAGCGGCAACGCGAAGGACGCGCAGAAGGCGTACCGCGCATGGATGAAGGCGCAGACCAACCTGTCCGGCGGCGAGGTGATGTACGACCGGCTGTCGCCGGAAGGCCGCGTGTACCGCCTCGTGTCGATGGCCTGGCCGAACAAGAAGAAGGCGCCCGAAGAGTATTTCACGCCGCTGATCCACCCGGTCACCGGCAAGCCGTGCGCGATGCCGGCGCGCGGCTGGCGCAACCCGCCCGCGACGATGCAGGCGCTGATCGAGCGCGGCCAGATCGAATTCGGCGCGGATGAAACCACGCAGCCGCAGCGGATCTACTACCTCGACGAGAACATGTACGAGAACGTGCCGTCGGTGCTGCCGTTCGCGGGCTCCGACGACGCGTTGCTGAAGACGCTCGGCATCCCGTTCGACCTGCCCAAGCCGGTCGATTTCGCGGCGGCCGTGATCGGCTGGTGCACGCGCGGCGACGACATCGTGCTCGACTGCTTCGCCGGCTCCGGCTCGACCGGCCACGCGGTGATGCAGGTGAACGCGACCGACGGCGGCGCGCGCCGCTACATCCTCGTGCAGCTGCCCGAGGCGCTCGACCGCCGCGACAAGACGCAGACGGCGGCCGCCGACTTCTGCGCGAAGCTGAAGAAGCCGCTGACGCTCGCCGAAATCACGAAGGAGCGCCTGCGCCGCGCCGCGCAGCAGGTCGCGCGCGACTATCCGGAAAGCTATGGCGACCTCGGCTTTCGCGTGTACCGGCTCGACACGACCAACGTGATCGAGTGGGACCCGCGCCGCGACGACTTCGACCACGCGCTCTTCGCGTCCGTCGAGCACGTGAAGACCGGCCGCACCGAGGACGACCTGCTCGCCGAGCTGACGCTGAAGCTCGGCCTCGACCTGTGCACGCCGGTCGAGCATCACCAGGTGGCGGGCAAGACCGTGCACCTGATCGGCCGCGCGATCGTCGCGTGCTTCGATGCGCGCATTTCGCGCGACGACGCGGGGCCGCTGGCCGACGGCATCGTCGACCTGCTCGATGCGACCGGCACGACGCACGACGTCACGTGCCTGTTCCGCGACAGCGGCTTCATCGACGACGTCGCGAAGCTCAATCTCGCCGCGCTGCTCGAACAGCACGGCGTGAAGCGCGTGCGGAGCCTGTGA